The following coding sequences are from one Carassius auratus strain Wakin chromosome 47, ASM336829v1, whole genome shotgun sequence window:
- the LOC113065184 gene encoding 5-hydroxytryptamine receptor 2B, producing the protein MASNSVSSMLELNQTGSEDRESLQPGEQLRWAALLILLVIIPTIGGNILVILAVSLERKLQNATNFFLMSLAVADLLVGLLVMPIALVTVLFHSRWPLADFLCPIWLFLDVLFSTASIMHLCAISLDRYIAIKKPIQHSQFKSRAKALAKIALVWLISIGIAIPIPIKGLQVFDHPNNITFNNNHTCQLSREGFGDFKVYGSLTAFFIPLTIMMIIYFLTIQVLRKKAYLLRWRASRTSISTIFHQPVPSSPVKVATANGFKRDRTLRPITRNDIPLRRMSTIGKRSMQNLTNEQRASKVLGIVFMLFVVMWCPFFITNVTSVLCQGCNSNLVERLLDIFQWVGYVSSGINPLVYTLFNGTYRQAFRRYITCNYRRVETPKMQRRSKINFRSSMTKNSKRFMKHSMKNGVSPVSYQSPLLSSRPTDLQTSANITLNILLLSDNEDCKPDDHVSHV; encoded by the exons ATGGCTAGCAATAGCGTCTCATCCATGCTGGAGCTCAACCAAACAGGGAGTGAGGACCGGGAATCCCTCCAGCCTGGAGAACAACTCCGTTGGGCCGCACTGCTCATTCTTCTGGTCATCATCCCCACCATTGGTGGAAACATCCTGGTCATTCTGGCAGTTTCACTGGAGAGAAAACTGCAGAACGCCACTAACTTCTTCCTGATGTCTCTGGCTGTGGCCGATCTACTGGTGGGACTGCTAGTCATGCCCATCGCTCTGGTTACTGTGCTATTCC ACTCCAGATGGCCCCTTGCAGATTTCCTGTGCCCTATCTGGCTCTTTCTGGACGTCTTGTTCTCAACTGCCTCCATCATGCACCTGTGTGCCATCTCCCTCGACCGATACATTGCGATCAAGAAACCAATCCAGCACAGCCAGTTCAAGTCCAGAGCTAAAGCGCTGGCTAAAATCGCACTGGTCTGGCTAATCTCTATAG GTATTGCAATACCTATTCCAATTAAAGGGTTACAAGTCTTCGACCATCCAAATAACATCACCTTCAACAACAACCACACCTGTCAGCTGTCACGAGAAGGATTTGGGGACTTCAAGGTGTATGGGTCTTTGACAGCTTTCTTTATACCTCTTACAATTATGATGATTATCTACTTCCTGACAATCCAAGTGCTGCGCAAAAAGGCCTATCTTTTGAGATGGAGAGCTTCAAGGACCAGTATTTCCACCATCTTCCACCAGCCGGTTCCCTCTTCGCCTGTTAAAGTGGCCACTGCAAATGGATTTAAAAGGGACCGAACACTGCGTCCCATCACAAGGAATGATATCCCTCTCCGTAGGATGTCCACCATAGGAAAGAGGTCCATGCAAAACTTGACCAATGAACAAAGGGCGTCAAAGGTTCTGGGGATTGTATTCATGTTGTTTGTTGTGATGTGGTGTCCTTTCTTCATTACCAATGTGACTTCTGTACTCTGTCAAGGGTGCAACAGTAATCTAGTGGAACGACTGTTGGATATCTTTCAATGGGTGGGCTACGTTTCTTCAGGAATCAACCCCCTGGTTTATACACTGTTCAACGGGACGTACAGGCAGGCCTTTAGGCGCTACATCACATGTAACTACAGACGTGTAGAGACTCCGAAAATGCAACGGAGAAGCAAAATTAATTTTCGGTCATCGATGACCAAGAACTCAAAGCGGTTTATGAAACACAGTATGAAGAACGGAGTCAGCCCTGTGAGTTATCAGAGTCCTCTACTCTCGAGTCGTCCCACGGATCTGCAGACTTCTGCAAACATCACGTTGAACATCTTGCTCCTGTCAGACAATGAAGACTGCAAACCTGACGATCACGTAAGCCACGTGTAG
- the LOC113065180 gene encoding zinc finger BED domain-containing protein 4-like produces MSAVWKHFKVSEKEAKTAVCRHCSAELSRGGASAKTYSTSSLIYHLKSRHPERHAEYEKDTAAAKATAAAKRKAAPSPTTPTPSVADFLEKAKKFANDSAKAKGITKRIMEFIALDDQPFSVVEDVGFRRLIDHIEPRYTIPSRRHFSDVCLPEMYNVVSTNVHELLATDIAALSFTTDIWSSDVSPTSMLSLTAQWIDTDFKLQKIVLHSQEFRGSHTAVAISEAFANMFDTWRIDRSKVHAVVSDNARNMAKAMEDSNLKGIRCMAHTIQLAVNEGLLSQRSIADVIAIGRKIVGHFKHSPLAYARLQSIQEQFGMPQKRFQQDVSTRWNSTYYMLESLFAQKRVLATYIADHDLPATFTAYQWVLIENILSLLAPFEQITKEISSSDASVADVIPLLAALKRLLNKEAETDHGVKTTKSALLEAVSTRFSQADSEPLYCIATVLDPRYKDHYLDVGKKMRTREMIQAELDSGKPLGDGDGQVMHSAGDENSAESKRARTADEPRTVSLSDMFDEILQENNPFARQMTSSTAQQLDGYLSEVPIPRSNNPLEFWRTNQGRFPDLAQMARRYLSAPCTSTDSERLFSAACHVIDEKRNRLSCEKAEKLLFIKKNLPLFLKK; encoded by the exons atgtcagcagtgtggaaGCACTTTAAAGTGTCAGAGAAAGAGGCAAAAACGGCCGTTTGCAGACATTGTTCTGCAGAATTGTCCAGAGGGGGTGCATCTGCAAAAACGTACAGCACTTCAAGTTTAATTTATCACTTAAAATCAAGACACCCCGAACGTCATGCAGAGTACGAGAAAGACACGGCGGCGGCTAAGGCAACAGCAGCAGCGAAAAGAAAAGCAGCTCCCAGTCCTACGACACCCACTCCATCTGTGGCTGACTTCTTAGAAAAGGCAAAAAAGTTTGCCAATGACAGTGCCAAAGCTAAAGGTATTACTAAAAGGATAATGGAATTCATCGCATTGGATGATCAACCATTCTCTGTTGTAGAGGATGTTGGATTTCGCAGGCTTATAGACCATATTGAGCCCCGTTACACCATCCCTAGTAGACGGCATTTCTCAGACGTGTGCTTACCTGAGATGTATAACGTCGTTTCAACTAACGTCCATGAGCTTTTGGCTACAGATATTGCAGCCCTCAGCTTCACGACTGATATTTGGAGCTCGGATGTGAGCCCCACTAGTATGCTGAGTTTAACTGCGCAGTGGATCGACACAGATTTCAAGCTACAAAAGATTGTGCTTCACTCACAAGAATTTAGAGGGTCCCATACAGCTGTAGCCATATCCGAGGCGTTCGCCAACATGTTTGACACTTGGCGTATTGACCGATCTAAAGTGCACGCGGTAGTCAGTGACAACGCAAGAAATATGGCTAAAGCCATGGAAGATAGCAATCTGAAAGGCATACGGTGTATGGCACACACAATTCAACTGGCGGTCAACGAGGGATTGTTGAGTCAGCGCAGTATAGCAGATGTGATAGCGATAGGCAGGAAAATTGTTGGCCATTTCAAACATTCACCGCTTGCCTATGCACGCCTACAATCTATCCAAGAACAGTTCGGAATGCCACAAAAACGTTTCCAACAAGATGTGAGCACAAGGTGGAACAGTACATATTATATGCTGGAAAGCCTTTTTGCGCAAAAGCGAGTCTTGGCTACATACATAGCAGATCATGACCTGCCAGCGACATTCACCGCATACCAGTGGGTGTTAAtcgagaacattctctctcttctcgCACCCTTTGAGCAGATAACAAAAGAGATAAGCTCATCTGATGCATCTGTGGCAGACGTCATACCCTTACttgcagcactaaagcgtctttTAAACAAAGAGGCTGAAACAGACCACGGAGTGAAAACAACTAAAAGTGCGCTCTTAGAAGCTGTCAGCACACGATTTAGTCAGGCGGACTCAGAACCCCTATACTGCATCGCGACTGTGCTTGATCCACGATACAAAGATCATTACTTGGATGTGGGGAAAAAGATGCGcacacgagaaatgatccaggccgagTTGGATTCGGGAAAGCCGCTAGGTGATGGAGACGGTCAGGTGATGCACAGCGCAGGAGATGAAAACAGCGCAGAGAGTAAACGGGCTCGTACTGCAGATGAGCCGCGCACAGTCTCGCTGTCTGACATGTTCGATGAGATCCTCCAAGAGAATAACCCATTTGCAAGACAGATGACAAGCTCGACCGCTCAACAATTAGATGGGTATCTCTcagaagtccccatccccaggaGCAATAACCCTCTCGAGTTTTGGAGGACCAATCAAGGCCGCTTTCCCGACCTGGCGCAGATGGCACGCAG GTACTTGTCTGCCCCATGCACAAGCACCGACAGTGAGAGACTGTTTAGTGCTGCATGTCATGTCATCGATGAGAAGAGGAACCGACTTTCATGTGAGAAAGCAGAGAAGCTACTTTTCATAAAGAAGAACCTGCCACTTTTCCTGAAGAAGTAG